In one window of Dyella thiooxydans DNA:
- a CDS encoding ABC transporter ATP-binding protein, which produces MEAITRHYRVGGQTIAALDGVGFEVPKGQFTAIVGPSGSGKSTLLNMLGCLDRPDSGRYLLDDVDVSTFDDERASDFRNRRIGFVFQSFHLLPRLSVLENVLLPRRFLRGDGNGLDERAHTLLERMGLGQRLEHRPGQLSGGQMQRVAIARALLMQPALLLADEPTGNLDSKSAADVLALIDEVHADGQTVVLVTHDADVAARAQRQITLRDGRIEHDSAE; this is translated from the coding sequence ATGGAAGCGATTACCCGCCACTACCGGGTGGGCGGGCAGACGATCGCCGCGCTGGATGGCGTCGGCTTCGAAGTCCCGAAGGGGCAGTTCACCGCGATTGTCGGGCCGTCCGGTTCGGGCAAGTCGACCCTGTTGAACATGCTCGGCTGTCTGGATCGCCCGGACAGTGGCCGCTATCTGCTCGACGACGTGGACGTGTCCACCTTCGACGACGAGCGCGCCAGCGATTTCCGCAACCGGCGCATCGGCTTCGTGTTCCAGTCGTTCCATCTGCTGCCGCGACTGAGCGTGCTGGAGAACGTATTGCTGCCTCGGCGCTTCCTGCGGGGCGATGGCAACGGGCTGGACGAGCGTGCACACACCCTGCTCGAGCGGATGGGACTGGGCCAGCGGCTGGAACATCGCCCGGGCCAGCTGTCCGGCGGCCAGATGCAGCGCGTGGCGATCGCCCGCGCCCTGCTGATGCAGCCGGCCCTGCTGCTGGCCGACGAGCCCACCGGCAACCTCGACTCCAAGAGTGCCGCCGACGTGCTGGCGTTGATCGACGAGGTGCATGCCGATGGCCAGACCGTGGTGCTGGTGACCCACGATGCCGACGTCGCCGCGCGGGCACAGCGGCAGATCACCCTGCGCGACGGGAGGATCGAGCATGATTCGGCGGAGTGA
- a CDS encoding ABC transporter ATP-binding protein, with protein MAVVRLEALRKEYPDGHVAVADATLEIADGELLVLVGPSGCGKTTLLRMIAGLEPITSGTLSIGGRVMNEVPPKDRDIAMVFQNYALYPHMTVAENLGFGLRLRGQHRHEVARRVREVARLLEIEPWLEARPVALSGGQQQRVALGRALVRNPRVFLLDEPLSNLDARLRLSMRLEIARLHRRLGATMIYVTHDQIEAMTLGQRIVMLDGGVIQQIDTPMNLYRRPANRFVAGFLGSPAMNFLPGTLRLADGWALDGPHGVLTLPGVAGWPASWDRREVTLGVRPEDLHPVDAPGLHTLSARVEVVEPVGNEVFLNLRTGGKPLVVRLPPRTLPEPGALVHLAPDPSMLHLFDAASGERIGD; from the coding sequence ATGGCGGTCGTTCGGCTGGAGGCGCTGCGCAAGGAGTACCCGGACGGCCACGTCGCCGTCGCCGACGCGACGCTGGAGATCGCCGATGGCGAGCTGCTGGTGCTGGTCGGACCCTCCGGCTGCGGCAAGACCACCCTGCTGCGGATGATCGCCGGGCTGGAGCCGATCACCTCCGGCACGCTGAGCATCGGCGGGCGGGTGATGAACGAGGTGCCGCCGAAGGATCGCGACATCGCGATGGTGTTCCAGAACTACGCGCTGTACCCCCACATGACAGTGGCCGAAAACCTGGGCTTCGGCCTGCGCCTGCGTGGACAGCACCGCCACGAGGTGGCGCGGCGCGTGCGCGAGGTGGCGCGGCTGCTGGAGATCGAGCCCTGGCTCGAAGCGCGGCCGGTGGCGCTGTCCGGCGGCCAGCAGCAGCGCGTGGCGCTGGGTCGGGCGCTGGTGCGCAACCCGCGCGTGTTCCTGCTCGACGAGCCGCTGTCCAACCTCGACGCGCGCCTGCGCCTGTCGATGCGGCTGGAGATCGCCCGCCTGCACCGGCGGCTCGGCGCCACGATGATCTACGTCACCCACGACCAGATCGAGGCGATGACGCTGGGCCAGCGCATCGTGATGCTCGACGGCGGCGTGATCCAGCAGATCGACACGCCGATGAACCTCTACCGGCGGCCGGCCAACCGTTTCGTCGCCGGCTTCCTCGGCAGCCCGGCGATGAACTTCCTGCCCGGTACCCTGCGGCTGGCCGACGGCTGGGCGCTGGACGGCCCGCACGGTGTGCTGACCCTGCCGGGGGTCGCCGGCTGGCCGGCGTCGTGGGATCGCCGCGAGGTCACCCTCGGCGTGCGACCGGAAGACCTGCATCCGGTCGACGCGCCCGGTCTGCACACACTCAGCGCGCGGGTGGAAGTGGTCGAGCCGGTCGGCAACGAGGTGTTCCTCAACCTGCGCACCGGCGGCAAGCCGCTGGTGGTGCGGCTGCCGCCACGCACGCTGCCCGAGCCCGGCGCGCTGGTGCATCTGGCGCCCGATCCGTCGATGCTGCACCTGTTCGATGCGGCCAGCGGAGAGCGCATCGGCGACTGA